The DNA segment TTATGTATTACAGACTGATTTCTTAACATAATTATTACATTTGCAATCAATAAAAAGTATTATGAAAAAATTAACAATATTCTCAGCTCTTTTCATAGGAGCACTGGCTTTTGCACAGGGAATTAAATTTGAAGACTCCAACTTCAGCACCATTCTAGCAAAAGCGAAAAAAGAAAATAAACTGATATTTATCGATGCGTATGCTTCATGGTGTGGCCCTTGTAAGCTTATGGTGAAAAATGTTTTTCCACAGAAAAGCGTAGGCGACTATTACAACTCCCATTTTGTGAATGCAAAAATCGATATGGAAAAAGGGGAAGGAATAGAACTTGCCAAAAAATACAATGTAAAAGCATTTCCTACCTATCTTTTCGTAGACGGAAACGGTGAAGTAGTACATAGAACACTGGGATATGTTGAAGAGAATGATTTCATCCAGTTTGCAAAAGATGCAGGAGATCCCAATAAAAGACTGATTGCTTTAAAACAGAAATTCGAAAACGGAGAAAAAGATCCCGAATTCCTGAAAAATCTTGCCGGACTTACCATGTACAATGATGCTGAATTTGCAGCAAGAGTACTGGACCGGTATTTCAGCGAAAAGCCCGAGTTTGACAGAGATGACGTACAAATGCTGCTTTCTGCAACGCAAAGTACGGAAAGTCCATTATACAAAACGTTTGTAGCTAAAAAAGCGGAGATTACCAAAATTCTTCCTGCAGAAAGATATGAAGCTTTTGATAAAAATATAAAAGTAAATACCGCCATCAGAAAAGCGTATAACGCTGATACAAAAAAATGGAACGACAACTCATTCATGGCAGAAACCCAGAAGTTTTTAACAAAAGACGAAGCCGAACGAATCCTGAAAAGAGCAAAAGCCAGCAGAGCTCTTAAAG comes from the Chryseobacterium nepalense genome and includes:
- a CDS encoding thioredoxin family protein translates to MKKLTIFSALFIGALAFAQGIKFEDSNFSTILAKAKKENKLIFIDAYASWCGPCKLMVKNVFPQKSVGDYYNSHFVNAKIDMEKGEGIELAKKYNVKAFPTYLFVDGNGEVVHRTLGYVEENDFIQFAKDAGDPNKRLIALKQKFENGEKDPEFLKNLAGLTMYNDAEFAARVLDRYFSEKPEFDRDDVQMLLSATQSTESPLYKTFVAKKAEITKILPAERYEAFDKNIKVNTAIRKAYNADTKKWNDNSFMAETQKFLTKDEAERILKRAKASRALKDKDIDTYEKTTIELYKDPSASSSEELNSIAWNFFENVTNKTSLAKAVTWAQESVKKNENYANTDTLANLYNKIGDKKNARLWAEKSIELAKKSGEDYTDTEKLLNSL